A region from the Triticum urartu cultivar G1812 chromosome 1, Tu2.1, whole genome shotgun sequence genome encodes:
- the LOC125546005 gene encoding MADS-box transcription factor 23-like isoform X2, with product MVRGKTVIEKIENTASRQVTFSKRKSGLFKKARELGVLCDAQVAVLLFSNTGRLYDYSSSNSGMKSLLERYQHVKEGQQLMSASTEAKFWQAEGERLRQQLHNLQENHRQLLGQHLCGLGLEDLSGLEKQLETSLHNIRLAKDQLMIDEIEEFNKKGHLVHQENVELHKKLNIIHQESIYLQNKLNGKPEANEVITSSSSRRSIAARDGANLVHLELSQPHHAERYEEPESPTLWYGEIYVL from the exons ATGGTCCGGGGAAAGACGGTGATCGAGAAGATCGAAAACACGGCGAGCCGGCAGGTGACCTTCTCCAAGAGGAAGAGCGGGCTGTTCAAGAAAGCCAGGGAGCTGGGCGTCCTCTGCGATGCGCAGGTAGCCGTACTCCTCTTCTCCAACACCGGACGCCTCTACGACTACTCCAGTTCCAACTCCGG GATGAAATCGCTATTGGAAAGATACCAACATGTTAAGGAGGGTCAACAGCTCATGAGTGCAAGCACAGAAGCTAAG TTTTGGCAAGCAGAGGGAGAACGTCTGAGGCAGCAACTACATAACTTGCAAGAAAATCATAG GCAGTTGTTGGGACAACATCTATGTGGCTTAGGTTTGGAAGACTTGAGTGGTTTAGAGAAGCAACTGGAAACGAGCCTGCATAACATTCGACTAGCAAAG GATCAACTTATGATTGATGAAATTGAAGAGTTCAATAAGAAG GGACACCTCGTACACCAAGAAAATGTGGAGCTGCACAAGAAACTAAATATCATTCATCAAGAGAGTATATATTTGCAAAATAAG CTAAATGGGAAGCCAGAAGCAAATGAGGTGATTACAAGTTCTTCTAGTCGGCGCAGCATTGCTGCTCGAGATGGTGCAAATCTAGTTCATTTGGAACTCAGCCAACCTCATCATGCAGAAAGGTATGAGGAACCAGAATCACCAACATTGTGGTATGGTGAAATTTATGTTCTTTAA
- the LOC125546005 gene encoding MADS-box transcription factor 23-like isoform X1 codes for MVRGKTVIEKIENTASRQVTFSKRKSGLFKKARELGVLCDAQVAVLLFSNTGRLYDYSSSNSGMKSLLERYQHVKEGQQLMSASTEAKFWQAEGERLRQQLHNLQENHRQLLGQHLCGLGLEDLSGLEKQLETSLHNIRLAKDQLMIDEIEEFNKKGHLVHQENVELHKKLNIIHQESIYLQNKLNGKPEANEVITSSSSRRSIAARDGANLVHLELSQPHHAESL; via the exons ATGGTCCGGGGAAAGACGGTGATCGAGAAGATCGAAAACACGGCGAGCCGGCAGGTGACCTTCTCCAAGAGGAAGAGCGGGCTGTTCAAGAAAGCCAGGGAGCTGGGCGTCCTCTGCGATGCGCAGGTAGCCGTACTCCTCTTCTCCAACACCGGACGCCTCTACGACTACTCCAGTTCCAACTCCGG GATGAAATCGCTATTGGAAAGATACCAACATGTTAAGGAGGGTCAACAGCTCATGAGTGCAAGCACAGAAGCTAAG TTTTGGCAAGCAGAGGGAGAACGTCTGAGGCAGCAACTACATAACTTGCAAGAAAATCATAG GCAGTTGTTGGGACAACATCTATGTGGCTTAGGTTTGGAAGACTTGAGTGGTTTAGAGAAGCAACTGGAAACGAGCCTGCATAACATTCGACTAGCAAAG GATCAACTTATGATTGATGAAATTGAAGAGTTCAATAAGAAG GGACACCTCGTACACCAAGAAAATGTGGAGCTGCACAAGAAACTAAATATCATTCATCAAGAGAGTATATATTTGCAAAATAAG CTAAATGGGAAGCCAGAAGCAAATGAGGTGATTACAAGTTCTTCTAGTCGGCGCAGCATTGCTGCTCGAGATGGTGCAAATCTAGTTCATTTGGAACTCAGCCAACCTCATCATGCAGAAAG TCTTTGA